Proteins encoded together in one Microplitis mediator isolate UGA2020A chromosome 7, iyMicMedi2.1, whole genome shotgun sequence window:
- the LOC130671892 gene encoding uncharacterized protein LOC130671892 — MDRGLFELAMSSQRPSIFINTVAPFFFDGSTLLQSTVTGSKSKRSVEEIQPNKLDPIILRQMRDFYNYYLQNSIFTKKLEPSQKDRELGKSLFYLGRFIARLKNPSSKKKSNSSSKKKKKDASKNDDKENDDNKNDDREDDDFQDDDSHEGDRYNDDDDTFDDVATNVIGDEDDLDKEGVFTTKEHEENSEELLIDTDVE, encoded by the exons ATGGATAGAGGCTTATTTGAATTAGCAATGAGTTCTCAACGAcccagtatatttataaatacagtcgctcctttttttttcgatggaAGTACTTTATTACAAAGTACAGTAACTGGGTCAAAGTCAAAAAGATCTGTAGAAGAAATCCAACCTAATAAATTGGACCCTATTATTTTACGACAAATGAGAg aTTTTTACAACTACTACCTACAGAATtcaattttcacaaaaaaattggaaCCATCTCAGAAAGATCGTGAATTaggaaaaagtttattttatttgggaAGATTTATAGCGCGTTTGAAGAATCCCTCCTCCAAGAAGAAAAGTAAttcttcaagtaaaaaaaaaaaaaaagatgccAGTAAGAACGATGATAAAGagaatgatgataataaaaatgatgatcGTGAGGATGATGATTTTCAGGATGATGATAGTCATGAAGGGGACCGttataatgatgatgatgatactTTTGATGATGTGGCTACAAATGTAATAGGTGATGAGGACGACCTTGATAAGGAGGGAGTTTTTACAACTAAAGAACACGAAGAAAATTCTGAGGAATTATTGATTGACACAGATGTAGAATGA